Proteins from a genomic interval of Chanos chanos chromosome 3, fChaCha1.1, whole genome shotgun sequence:
- the stag1b gene encoding cohesin subunit SA-1 isoform X2 produces the protein MITSEFPVLQDSSNESGQGDSVNQSSVSELDDGGEGKGKRKRGRPGRPPAANKKPRKSPVSQLGPPRGRKPNGVSQQNGEGDLNTLFEVVKMGKSAMQSVVDDWIESYKQDRDVALLDLINFFIQCSGCKGAVRIEMFRNMQNSEIIRKMTEEFDEDSGDYPLTMPGPQWKKFRYNFCEFIGVLIRQCQYSIIYDEYMMDTVISLLTGLSDSQVRAFRHTSTLAAMKLMTALVNVALNLSINQDNTQRQYEAERNKVAGKRASEKLELLLEKRKELQENQDEIENMMNSIFKGIFVHRYRDAIAEIRAICIEEIGVWMKMYSDAFLNDSYLKYVGWTLHDRQGEVRLKCLKALQNLYTNRELFPKLELFTNRFKDRIVSMTLDKEYDVAVEAIRLVTLILHGSEEALSNEDCENVYHLVYSAHRPVAVAAGEFLHRKLFSRHDPQAEEALAKRRGRNSPNGNLIRMLVLFFLESELHEHAAYLVDSLWDSSQELLKDWECMTELLLEDPMQGEEALGDRHESALIELMVCTIRQAAEAHPPVGRGTGKRVLTAKERKTQIDDKNKLTEHFIMALPMLLSKYQTDSEKVANLLQIPQYFDLDVYSAGRMEKHLDALLKQIRFVVEKHTETEVLEACSRTYSILCSEEYTIMNRVDISRSQLIDELTDRFSHSVEDLLQEGDEADDDDIYNVLSTLKKLTAFHNAHDLTKWDLFSYCYRLLKMGIEQGSMPEQIAVQALQCSHYSILWQLVKVTEGSPSKDDLIALRRVVKSFLAICQQCLSNVNTPVKEQAFMLLCDLLMIFSHQLTTGGRDSLQPLVFNPDGALQNELLSFVLDHVFIDQDDENQSMEGDEEDEANKIEALHKRRNLLAAFSKLIIYDIVDMPAAADIFKHYMKYYNDYGDIIKETLSKTRQTDKILCAKTLILSLQKLFNELIQDQGPNLDRTSSHVSGIKELARRFALTFGLDQIKTREAVATLHKDGIEFAFKYQNPKGPDFPPPNLAFLEVLSEFSSKLLRQDKKTVHSYLEKFMTEHMMERREDVWLPLIAYRNSLLTGGDEDRMSVTSGSISSKTSSVRSKKGRPPLHKKRTDAADDSVDGSWVMRNETLQTPGAMQTPQLTSTVLRENPRQAAEHIPDQDSSEQGSEPDYLHNPQMQMSWLGQQKMDEVNRKDRGAMNYMKARSAGVRQAVRGLMEDDAEPIFEDVMMSSRGQLEDMNEEFEDTMVIDLPPSRNRRERAELRPDFFDSTAIIEDESGFGMQMF, from the exons ATGATTACTTCAGAGTTTCCAGTTTTACA GGACTCGTCTAATGAGTCTGGACAGGGGGACTCTGTGAAccagagcagtgtcagtgagcTGGATGATGGAGGGGAAGGGAAAGGCAAGAGGAAACGGGGCAGGCCAGGCAGACCACCG GCGGCCAACAAGAAGCCCCGAAAGTCTCCGGTCAGTCAGCTGGGACCCCCGCGTGGGAGGAAACCCAACGGTGTCAGTCAACAGAATGGAGAAGGAGATCTTAACACGCTGTTTGAGGTTGTCAAAATGGGCAAGAGTGCTATGCAG TCAGTTGTTGATGACTGGATTGAGTCCTATAAGCAGGACAGAGATGTTGCACTGTTGGATCTGATCAACTTCTTCATCCAGTGTTCTGGTTGTAAAG GTGCTGTACGGATCGAAATGTTCCGGAACATGCAAAATTCGGAAATTATCAGAAAGATGACAGAAGAGTTTGATGAG GATAGCGGAGACTATCCCCTCACCATGCCCGGCCCTCAGTGGAAGAAGTTCCGCTACAACTTCTGCGAGTTCATTGGGGTTCTGATCCGACAGTGCCAGTACAGCATTATCTATGACGAGTACATGATGGACACGGTCATCTCCCTCCTCACCGGGCTGTCCGACTCCCAGGTCCGAGCCTTCAGACACACCAGCACCCTGGCAG CTATGAAACTAATGACTGCTCTGGTGAACGTGGCCCTGAACCTGAGTATTAACCAGGACAACACGCAGAGACAGTACGAGGCTGAACGCAACAAGGTAGCTGGAAAAAGAGCCAGCGAGAAGCTGGAACTGCTGctggagaaaaggaaggag CTTCAAGAGAACCAAGATGAGATTGAAAACATGATGAACTCCATCTTCAAGGGGATTTTTGTGCACCGTTACAG GGATGCTATTGCTGAGATCAGAGCCATTTGTATTGAGGAGATTGGTGTGTGGATGAAGATGTACAGTGATGCTTTTCTGAATGACAGTTACCTGAAGTATGTGGGCTGGACATTGCATGACAGG CAAGGAGAGGTGAGACTCAAGTGTCTTAAAGCACTTCAGAACCTCTACACCAACAGAGAGCTCTTCCCTAAATTAGAGCTCTTCACTAATCGCTTTAAG GATCGCATCGTGTCTATGACTCTGGATAAGGAATACGACGTGGCAGTAGAGGCCATCAGACTAGTGACTCTCATATTACA TGGCAGCGAGGAAGCCCTCTCTAATGAAGACTGTGAGAATGTCTATCACCTGGTTTACTCCGCCCACCGGCCCGTCGCCGTGGCAGCGGGAGAATTCCTTCACAGGAA ATTGTTCAGCAGACACGACCCTCAGGCGGAGGAGGCCTTGGCCAAGCGCAGGGGCAGGAACAGTCCTAATGGAAACCTGATCCGAATGCTGGTACTCTTCTTCCTGGAGAGCGAG CTGCACGAGCATGCAGCCTACCTGGTAGACAGCCTGTGGGACAGCTCTCAGGAGCTGCTGAAAGACTGGGAGTGTATGACAGAACTTCTCCTGGAGGACCCAATGCAGGGGGAGGAAG cactGGGAGACAGACATGAGAGTGCTCTTATTGAGCTGATGGTCTGCACCATTCGGCAGGCAGCAGAAGCTCACCCACCTGTTGGCAGAGGGACAGGGAAGAGG GTCCTAACTGCGAAAGAGAGGAAGACTCAAATTGACGATAAGAACAAACTAACTGAACATTTTATCATGGCCCTCCCTATGCTCCTGTCAAAG TACCAAACAGACTCTGAGAAAGTTGCAAATCTCCTGCAAATTCCACAGTACTTTGACCTGGATGTATACAGTGCTGGAAGAATGGAAAAG CACTTAGACGCTTTGCTGAAGCAGATTCGCTTTGTGGTGGAGaagcacacagaaacagaggtACTGGAGGCCTGTAGCAGGACATACAGTATCCTGTGTAGTGAGGAGTACACGATCATGAACCGTGTGGACATCTCCAGGAGCCAACTCATTGATGAGCTGACCGATCGCTTCAGTCACTCTGTGGAGGACCTACTGCAAGAG GGGGATGaagctgatgatgatgacatcTACAACGTCCTCTCCACACTTAAGAAACTCACTGCCTTCCATAA TGCACATGACTTGACCAAGTGGGACCTGTTTAGCTACTGTTACCGATTACTCAAGATGGGTATAGAACAAGGCTCCATGCCGGAACAG aTTGCCGTGCAGGCCCTCCAGTGCTCCCATTACTCCATCCTTTGGCAGCTTGTCAAGGTCACAGAGGGGTCTCCATCAAAG gATGACCTGATAGCCCTGAGGAGAGTAGTGAAGTCTTTCTTGGCTATATGCCAGCAGTGCCTGTCAAACGTCAACACTCCTGTCAAGGAGCAG GCATTCATGTTGCTATGTGACCTGCTGATGATCTTCAGTCACCAGCTGACCACTGGGGGTCGAGACTCCCTACAACCACTGGTGTTCAATCCGGACGGCGCTCTGCAAAATGAACTGCTCAGCTTCGTCCTGGACCACGTCTTCATCGACCAGGACGACGAAAACCAGAGCATGG AAGGAGATGAGGAGGACGAGGCAAATAAAATCGAGGCTTTACACAAGAGGAGAAACCTGCTGGCCGCCTTCAGTAAGCTCATCATTTACGACATAGTGGACATGCCTGCAGCAGCAGATATCTTCAAACACTACATGAAG TATTATAATGACTATGGAGACATCATCAAGGAGACACTGAGCAAGACCAGACAAACTGACAAGATCCTGTGTGCCAAGACTTTGATCCTCAGTCTGCAAAAG CTCTTTAACGAGCTGATTCAAGATCAGGGGCCCAACCTGGACCGAACCTCCTCCCATGTGAGTGGGATTAAAGAGCTGGCCCGTCGGTTTGCTCTCACCTTCGGATTGGACCAGATCAAAACCAGGGAGGCTGTGGCCACACTGCACAA AGATGGCATCGAGTTTGCCTTTAAATATCAGAATCCAAAAGGACCAGACTTTCCTCCACCAAACTTAGCTTTTCTGGAGGTGCTGAGTGAGTTCTCCTCCAAACTCCTACGGCAGGATAAAAAGACTGT TCATTCGTACCTTGAGAAGTTTATGACGGAGCACATGATGGAGAGGCGTGAGGATGTGTGGCTGCCACTCATCGCCTACAGAAACTCCCTGCTAACAGGTGGAGATGAGGACCGCATGTCTGTCACCAGTGGCAGCATAAGCAGCAAAACCAGCTCAGTGCGCAGTAAAAAGGGCCGGCCACCCCTGCATAAGAAACGCACAGA CGCGGCAGACGACAGTGTGGACGGATCATGGGTGATGCGTAACGAAACCCTTCAGACCCCGGGAGCGATGCAGACCCCTCAGCTCACCTCCACGGTCCTGAGAGAGAATCCAAGACAGGCTGCAGAACATATCCCCGACCAGGACTCATCAGAACAGGGCTCAGAACCTGACTACCTTCACAA TCCACAGATGCAGATGTCATGGTTAGGCCAGCAGAAGATGGATGAGGTGAACAGGAAGGACAGAGGTGCCATGAACTATATGAAGGCAAGGAGTGCAGGAGTTAGACAGGCAGT TCGGGGCCTAATGGAGGATGACGCAGAGCCCATTTTCGAAGACGTGATGATGTCATCGCGTGGCCAGTTAGAAGACATGAATGAAGAGTTTGAGGACACCATGGTCATTGATCTG CCTCCATCCCGGAACAGAAGGGAGAGAGCTGAACTCAGACCAGATTTCTTTGACTCTACGGCTATTATAGAAGATGAGTCT GGATTTGGAATGCAGATGTTTTAA
- the stag1b gene encoding cohesin subunit SA-1 isoform X1: MITSEFPVLQDSSNESGQGDSVNQSSVSELDDGGEGKGKRKRGRPGRPPAANKKPRKSPVSQLGPPRGRKPNGVSQQNGEGDLNTLFEVVKMGKSAMQSVVDDWIESYKQDRDVALLDLINFFIQCSGCKGAVRIEMFRNMQNSEIIRKMTEEFDEDSGDYPLTMPGPQWKKFRYNFCEFIGVLIRQCQYSIIYDEYMMDTVISLLTGLSDSQVRAFRHTSTLAAMKLMTALVNVALNLSINQDNTQRQYEAERNKVAGKRASEKLELLLEKRKELQENQDEIENMMNSIFKGIFVHRYRDAIAEIRAICIEEIGVWMKMYSDAFLNDSYLKYVGWTLHDRQGEVRLKCLKALQNLYTNRELFPKLELFTNRFKDRIVSMTLDKEYDVAVEAIRLVTLILHGSEEALSNEDCENVYHLVYSAHRPVAVAAGEFLHRKLFSRHDPQAEEALAKRRGRNSPNGNLIRMLVLFFLESELHEHAAYLVDSLWDSSQELLKDWECMTELLLEDPMQGEEALGDRHESALIELMVCTIRQAAEAHPPVGRGTGKRVLTAKERKTQIDDKNKLTEHFIMALPMLLSKYQTDSEKVANLLQIPQYFDLDVYSAGRMEKHLDALLKQIRFVVEKHTETEVLEACSRTYSILCSEEYTIMNRVDISRSQLIDELTDRFSHSVEDLLQEGDEADDDDIYNVLSTLKKLTAFHNAHDLTKWDLFSYCYRLLKMGIEQGSMPEQIAVQALQCSHYSILWQLVKVTEGSPSKDDLIALRRVVKSFLAICQQCLSNVNTPVKEQAFMLLCDLLMIFSHQLTTGGRDSLQPLVFNPDGALQNELLSFVLDHVFIDQDDENQSMEGDEEDEANKIEALHKRRNLLAAFSKLIIYDIVDMPAAADIFKHYMKYYNDYGDIIKETLSKTRQTDKILCAKTLILSLQKLFNELIQDQGPNLDRTSSHVSGIKELARRFALTFGLDQIKTREAVATLHKDGIEFAFKYQNPKGPDFPPPNLAFLEVLSEFSSKLLRQDKKTVHSYLEKFMTEHMMERREDVWLPLIAYRNSLLTGGDEDRMSVTSGSISSKTSSVRSKKGRPPLHKKRTEDDSVDGSWVMRNETLQTPGAMQTPQLTSTVLRENPRQAAEHIPDQDSSEQGSEPDYLHNPQMQMSWLGQQKMDEVNRKDRGAMNYMKARSAGVRQAVRGLMEDDAEPIFEDVMMSSRGQLEDMNEEFEDTMVIDLPPSRNRRERAELRPDFFDSTAIIEDESGFGMQMF; this comes from the exons ATGATTACTTCAGAGTTTCCAGTTTTACA GGACTCGTCTAATGAGTCTGGACAGGGGGACTCTGTGAAccagagcagtgtcagtgagcTGGATGATGGAGGGGAAGGGAAAGGCAAGAGGAAACGGGGCAGGCCAGGCAGACCACCG GCGGCCAACAAGAAGCCCCGAAAGTCTCCGGTCAGTCAGCTGGGACCCCCGCGTGGGAGGAAACCCAACGGTGTCAGTCAACAGAATGGAGAAGGAGATCTTAACACGCTGTTTGAGGTTGTCAAAATGGGCAAGAGTGCTATGCAG TCAGTTGTTGATGACTGGATTGAGTCCTATAAGCAGGACAGAGATGTTGCACTGTTGGATCTGATCAACTTCTTCATCCAGTGTTCTGGTTGTAAAG GTGCTGTACGGATCGAAATGTTCCGGAACATGCAAAATTCGGAAATTATCAGAAAGATGACAGAAGAGTTTGATGAG GATAGCGGAGACTATCCCCTCACCATGCCCGGCCCTCAGTGGAAGAAGTTCCGCTACAACTTCTGCGAGTTCATTGGGGTTCTGATCCGACAGTGCCAGTACAGCATTATCTATGACGAGTACATGATGGACACGGTCATCTCCCTCCTCACCGGGCTGTCCGACTCCCAGGTCCGAGCCTTCAGACACACCAGCACCCTGGCAG CTATGAAACTAATGACTGCTCTGGTGAACGTGGCCCTGAACCTGAGTATTAACCAGGACAACACGCAGAGACAGTACGAGGCTGAACGCAACAAGGTAGCTGGAAAAAGAGCCAGCGAGAAGCTGGAACTGCTGctggagaaaaggaaggag CTTCAAGAGAACCAAGATGAGATTGAAAACATGATGAACTCCATCTTCAAGGGGATTTTTGTGCACCGTTACAG GGATGCTATTGCTGAGATCAGAGCCATTTGTATTGAGGAGATTGGTGTGTGGATGAAGATGTACAGTGATGCTTTTCTGAATGACAGTTACCTGAAGTATGTGGGCTGGACATTGCATGACAGG CAAGGAGAGGTGAGACTCAAGTGTCTTAAAGCACTTCAGAACCTCTACACCAACAGAGAGCTCTTCCCTAAATTAGAGCTCTTCACTAATCGCTTTAAG GATCGCATCGTGTCTATGACTCTGGATAAGGAATACGACGTGGCAGTAGAGGCCATCAGACTAGTGACTCTCATATTACA TGGCAGCGAGGAAGCCCTCTCTAATGAAGACTGTGAGAATGTCTATCACCTGGTTTACTCCGCCCACCGGCCCGTCGCCGTGGCAGCGGGAGAATTCCTTCACAGGAA ATTGTTCAGCAGACACGACCCTCAGGCGGAGGAGGCCTTGGCCAAGCGCAGGGGCAGGAACAGTCCTAATGGAAACCTGATCCGAATGCTGGTACTCTTCTTCCTGGAGAGCGAG CTGCACGAGCATGCAGCCTACCTGGTAGACAGCCTGTGGGACAGCTCTCAGGAGCTGCTGAAAGACTGGGAGTGTATGACAGAACTTCTCCTGGAGGACCCAATGCAGGGGGAGGAAG cactGGGAGACAGACATGAGAGTGCTCTTATTGAGCTGATGGTCTGCACCATTCGGCAGGCAGCAGAAGCTCACCCACCTGTTGGCAGAGGGACAGGGAAGAGG GTCCTAACTGCGAAAGAGAGGAAGACTCAAATTGACGATAAGAACAAACTAACTGAACATTTTATCATGGCCCTCCCTATGCTCCTGTCAAAG TACCAAACAGACTCTGAGAAAGTTGCAAATCTCCTGCAAATTCCACAGTACTTTGACCTGGATGTATACAGTGCTGGAAGAATGGAAAAG CACTTAGACGCTTTGCTGAAGCAGATTCGCTTTGTGGTGGAGaagcacacagaaacagaggtACTGGAGGCCTGTAGCAGGACATACAGTATCCTGTGTAGTGAGGAGTACACGATCATGAACCGTGTGGACATCTCCAGGAGCCAACTCATTGATGAGCTGACCGATCGCTTCAGTCACTCTGTGGAGGACCTACTGCAAGAG GGGGATGaagctgatgatgatgacatcTACAACGTCCTCTCCACACTTAAGAAACTCACTGCCTTCCATAA TGCACATGACTTGACCAAGTGGGACCTGTTTAGCTACTGTTACCGATTACTCAAGATGGGTATAGAACAAGGCTCCATGCCGGAACAG aTTGCCGTGCAGGCCCTCCAGTGCTCCCATTACTCCATCCTTTGGCAGCTTGTCAAGGTCACAGAGGGGTCTCCATCAAAG gATGACCTGATAGCCCTGAGGAGAGTAGTGAAGTCTTTCTTGGCTATATGCCAGCAGTGCCTGTCAAACGTCAACACTCCTGTCAAGGAGCAG GCATTCATGTTGCTATGTGACCTGCTGATGATCTTCAGTCACCAGCTGACCACTGGGGGTCGAGACTCCCTACAACCACTGGTGTTCAATCCGGACGGCGCTCTGCAAAATGAACTGCTCAGCTTCGTCCTGGACCACGTCTTCATCGACCAGGACGACGAAAACCAGAGCATGG AAGGAGATGAGGAGGACGAGGCAAATAAAATCGAGGCTTTACACAAGAGGAGAAACCTGCTGGCCGCCTTCAGTAAGCTCATCATTTACGACATAGTGGACATGCCTGCAGCAGCAGATATCTTCAAACACTACATGAAG TATTATAATGACTATGGAGACATCATCAAGGAGACACTGAGCAAGACCAGACAAACTGACAAGATCCTGTGTGCCAAGACTTTGATCCTCAGTCTGCAAAAG CTCTTTAACGAGCTGATTCAAGATCAGGGGCCCAACCTGGACCGAACCTCCTCCCATGTGAGTGGGATTAAAGAGCTGGCCCGTCGGTTTGCTCTCACCTTCGGATTGGACCAGATCAAAACCAGGGAGGCTGTGGCCACACTGCACAA AGATGGCATCGAGTTTGCCTTTAAATATCAGAATCCAAAAGGACCAGACTTTCCTCCACCAAACTTAGCTTTTCTGGAGGTGCTGAGTGAGTTCTCCTCCAAACTCCTACGGCAGGATAAAAAGACTGT TCATTCGTACCTTGAGAAGTTTATGACGGAGCACATGATGGAGAGGCGTGAGGATGTGTGGCTGCCACTCATCGCCTACAGAAACTCCCTGCTAACAGGTGGAGATGAGGACCGCATGTCTGTCACCAGTGGCAGCATAAGCAGCAAAACCAGCTCAGTGCGCAGTAAAAAGGGCCGGCCACCCCTGCATAAGAAACGCACAGAAG ACGACAGTGTGGACGGATCATGGGTGATGCGTAACGAAACCCTTCAGACCCCGGGAGCGATGCAGACCCCTCAGCTCACCTCCACGGTCCTGAGAGAGAATCCAAGACAGGCTGCAGAACATATCCCCGACCAGGACTCATCAGAACAGGGCTCAGAACCTGACTACCTTCACAA TCCACAGATGCAGATGTCATGGTTAGGCCAGCAGAAGATGGATGAGGTGAACAGGAAGGACAGAGGTGCCATGAACTATATGAAGGCAAGGAGTGCAGGAGTTAGACAGGCAGT TCGGGGCCTAATGGAGGATGACGCAGAGCCCATTTTCGAAGACGTGATGATGTCATCGCGTGGCCAGTTAGAAGACATGAATGAAGAGTTTGAGGACACCATGGTCATTGATCTG CCTCCATCCCGGAACAGAAGGGAGAGAGCTGAACTCAGACCAGATTTCTTTGACTCTACGGCTATTATAGAAGATGAGTCT GGATTTGGAATGCAGATGTTTTAA